The following proteins are co-located in the Cupriavidus pauculus genome:
- a CDS encoding fumarylacetoacetate hydrolase family protein translates to MKLVRVGKPGAERPGLVDRDGRVRDLSGVIGNIGPGELAPAALARLAAIDPATLPVLDGERHGVPWTGIGKIIAIGLNYADHAAEAGMPLPAEPIVFLKANTSLNGPNDAVMLPFESQKSDWEVELGVVIGTTARNVSKAQALEHVAGYCVVNDVSEREFQLERGGTWDKGKGCDTFCPVGPWLVTRDEVPDAQKLGMWLDVNGERMQKGSTATMVFDVATIVSYVSRFMTLEPGDLIATGTPPGVGMGFKPPRYLKAGDVMRLGIEGLGEQSQAVVAYGER, encoded by the coding sequence ATGAAACTTGTCCGCGTAGGAAAGCCCGGCGCCGAGCGCCCGGGCCTGGTAGACCGTGACGGCCGCGTGCGCGACCTGTCCGGCGTGATCGGCAATATCGGCCCCGGCGAACTGGCGCCAGCGGCGCTGGCCAGGCTGGCCGCCATCGACCCGGCCACGCTGCCGGTGTTGGACGGCGAGCGCCACGGCGTGCCCTGGACCGGCATCGGCAAGATCATCGCCATCGGCCTGAACTACGCCGACCATGCGGCCGAGGCGGGCATGCCGCTGCCGGCCGAGCCCATCGTGTTCCTGAAGGCCAATACGTCGCTGAACGGGCCCAACGACGCGGTGATGCTGCCGTTCGAATCGCAGAAGTCGGACTGGGAGGTGGAACTGGGCGTGGTGATCGGCACGACGGCGCGCAATGTGTCGAAGGCCCAGGCGCTGGAACACGTGGCCGGCTACTGCGTGGTCAACGACGTGTCGGAGCGCGAATTCCAGCTTGAGCGCGGCGGCACGTGGGACAAGGGCAAGGGCTGCGACACGTTCTGCCCGGTCGGCCCGTGGCTGGTGACGCGCGACGAGGTGCCCGACGCGCAGAAGCTGGGCATGTGGCTCGACGTCAATGGCGAGCGCATGCAGAAGGGCAGCACGGCCACGATGGTGTTCGACGTGGCCACCATCGTCAGCTACGTCAGCCGCTTCATGACGCTGGAACCCGGCGACCTGATCGCCACCGGCACGCCGCCCGGCGTGGGCATGGGCTTCAAGCCGCCGCGCTACCTGAAGGCCGGCGATGTCATGCGCCTGGGCATCGAGGGCCTGGGCGAGCAGTCGCAGGCCGTGGTGGCCTACGGCGAACGCTAG
- a CDS encoding glutathione peroxidase, whose product MQPARQRAALLGALGLAAVAALLPPPARAADKSASPVATQAAGSCPAALNFRFPRLQDEAPQNLCQYAGKVVLVVNTASYCGFTPQYEGLEQLYAKYRDRGLVVLGFPSNDFSQEPGSAKEISDFCYNTYGVKFPMLGKSHVRGDEANPMYIMLAKETGTAPKWNFYKYLIDRKGQVVGSYNSMVKPDDKQLVAKIEALLGTR is encoded by the coding sequence ATGCAGCCCGCGCGCCAGCGTGCCGCGCTGCTGGGCGCCCTGGGGCTGGCCGCCGTGGCCGCGCTGCTGCCGCCGCCGGCCCGTGCCGCCGACAAGTCCGCGTCGCCGGTGGCGACGCAGGCGGCCGGTAGCTGCCCCGCCGCGTTGAACTTCCGCTTTCCGCGCCTGCAGGACGAGGCGCCGCAGAACCTGTGCCAGTACGCCGGCAAGGTCGTGCTGGTCGTCAACACGGCCAGCTACTGCGGTTTCACGCCGCAGTACGAGGGGCTGGAGCAGCTTTACGCCAAGTACCGCGACCGCGGGCTGGTGGTGCTGGGCTTCCCGTCGAACGATTTCTCGCAGGAGCCCGGCTCGGCCAAGGAAATCTCCGACTTCTGCTACAACACCTACGGCGTCAAGTTCCCGATGCTGGGCAAGTCCCACGTGCGCGGCGACGAGGCCAATCCGATGTACATCATGCTGGCCAAGGAAACCGGTACCGCGCCGAAATGGAACTTCTACAAGTACCTGATCGACCGCAAGGGCCAGGTCGTCGGCAGCTACAACAGCATGGTCAAGCCCGACGACAAGCAGCTCGTGGCGAAGATCGAGGCGCTGCTGGGTACGCGCTGA
- a CDS encoding MDR family MFS transporter — translation MRVIGGIVLCILLAALDQTVVIPAVPAIANDLNGFSHLSWIVTAYLIVSTVTTPLYGKLSDSFGRRRLLMLAITLFIAASVACALAQSLTQLILFRALQGVGGGGLMSLAQAAIADVVAPRQRGRYQGYLATVWAVSSIAGPLVGGWVSDHMSWRWLFWINVPLGLLAMAMCYRGLANLRPRGGRPQVDWLGASLLAVAIVAFLLAMSWAGEAFDWISLEMAGLLLVTVVAVALLAWQERRAPDPMLPPRLFANRAYVMGVGASALAALNIFLCIFALPLHFQLVRDADASMSGLLVVPFLLSTVAGNFVVAWLAPRLGRMREILTGGYVAASVGLVSLATVTAAVPTALVLLAMTIAGIGLGMAMVGTLITVQNALERRDMGAGTGALLVIRSLGSALGGALAGTLLAMEFRDALARSGVSQPLDLGSLRHGSEAMAHLSPAVHQVLAGGVESGFHLIFAVGAVAAIVALVIVRRMPDLELRSSVTEHAAKIHMD, via the coding sequence ATGCGCGTGATCGGCGGCATCGTGCTCTGCATCCTGCTGGCCGCGCTCGACCAGACCGTCGTGATCCCGGCCGTGCCGGCCATCGCCAACGACCTGAACGGCTTCAGCCACCTGTCGTGGATCGTCACGGCCTACCTGATCGTGTCGACGGTGACCACGCCGCTGTACGGCAAGCTGTCCGACAGTTTCGGGCGCCGCCGCCTGCTGATGCTGGCGATCACGCTGTTCATCGCCGCGTCCGTGGCCTGCGCGCTGGCGCAGAGCCTCACGCAACTGATTCTGTTCCGCGCGCTGCAGGGCGTGGGCGGCGGCGGGCTGATGTCGCTGGCGCAGGCGGCCATCGCCGATGTGGTGGCACCCCGCCAGCGCGGCCGCTACCAGGGCTACCTGGCCACGGTATGGGCCGTTTCGTCGATTGCCGGGCCGCTGGTCGGCGGCTGGGTGTCAGACCACATGTCGTGGCGCTGGCTGTTCTGGATCAACGTGCCGCTGGGCCTGCTGGCGATGGCGATGTGCTACCGCGGGCTGGCCAATCTGCGCCCGCGCGGCGGCCGGCCGCAGGTGGACTGGCTGGGCGCCAGCCTGCTGGCGGTGGCCATCGTCGCCTTCCTGCTGGCGATGAGCTGGGCCGGCGAAGCCTTCGACTGGATCTCGCTGGAAATGGCCGGCCTGCTGCTGGTGACCGTGGTGGCCGTGGCGCTGCTGGCCTGGCAGGAACGTCGCGCGCCCGATCCGATGCTGCCGCCGCGCCTGTTTGCCAACCGGGCGTACGTGATGGGCGTGGGCGCGTCGGCGCTGGCCGCGCTGAACATCTTCCTGTGCATCTTCGCCCTGCCCCTGCATTTCCAGCTCGTGCGCGATGCCGATGCGTCGATGTCGGGCCTGCTCGTGGTGCCGTTCCTGCTGTCCACGGTGGCCGGCAACTTCGTGGTCGCCTGGCTGGCCCCGCGCCTGGGCCGCATGCGCGAGATCCTGACGGGTGGCTACGTGGCGGCGTCGGTCGGGCTGGTGTCGCTGGCGACGGTGACCGCCGCGGTGCCCACCGCGCTGGTGCTGCTGGCGATGACGATTGCCGGCATCGGGCTGGGCATGGCGATGGTCGGCACGCTGATCACGGTCCAGAATGCGCTGGAGCGCCGCGACATGGGTGCCGGCACAGGCGCCCTGCTGGTGATCCGGTCGCTGGGCAGCGCGCTTGGCGGCGCGCTGGCCGGTACGCTGCTGGCCATGGAATTCCGCGATGCGCTGGCGCGCTCGGGCGTGTCCCAGCCGCTCGACCTTGGCTCGCTGCGCCATGGCAGCGAGGCGATGGCCCACCTGTCGCCGGCCGTGCACCAGGTGCTGGCCGGCGGCGTCGAGTCCGGCTTCCACCTGATCTTTGCGGTCGGCGCCGTGGCCGCCATCGTGGCGCTCGTGATCGTCCGCCGCATGCCGGACCTGGAACTGCGCAGCAGCGTGACCGAGCACGCGGCCAAGATCCATATGGATTGA
- a CDS encoding CBS domain-containing protein, with amino-acid sequence MKTARQVLENKASHAIYSIPPSATVYAALQLMAEKGIGALLVMEHDKIVGILSERDYARKVILMQRTSRETLVKEIMTTAVIYVRADQTTDDCMALMTRHRLRHLPVMDSDSLLGMLSIGDLVNDIISEQRFTIEQLEHYITGGAR; translated from the coding sequence ATGAAGACCGCACGGCAGGTTCTGGAAAACAAGGCAAGCCACGCCATCTACAGCATCCCGCCCTCGGCGACGGTGTACGCGGCGCTGCAGTTGATGGCCGAAAAGGGCATCGGGGCGCTGCTGGTGATGGAGCACGACAAGATCGTCGGTATCCTGAGCGAGCGCGATTACGCGCGAAAAGTGATTCTGATGCAACGTACGTCGCGCGAAACGCTGGTCAAGGAGATCATGACCACGGCCGTGATCTACGTGCGCGCCGACCAGACGACCGACGACTGCATGGCGCTGATGACCCGCCACCGCCTGCGCCACCTGCCGGTGATGGACAGCGATTCGCTGCTCGGCATGCTGTCCATCGGTGACCTCGTGAACGACATCATCAGCGAGCAGCGCTTCACCATCGAGCAACTCGAACACTACATCACCGGCGGCGCGCGCTGA
- a CDS encoding DEAD/DEAH box helicase: MSVREPPALRARPGRERFSALPLEPMWLDALAQLGHIAMSPLQAVALPLALTGHDLVVQVRPGAGSVTMLAVALLHRLDPQRFDVQTVVLCPTRDRAEAVAQRIRDLVRVAGQVKVAVLSAGTSMRPQIDSLIHGAHIVVGTPGRMLDHLDAASLDLRAVHTLIFDAADTMLDMGLADDIAFVATRCPKGRQTLLFHASADADLPPDLARLARQWLRRPRLVALPGARA, from the coding sequence ATGAGCGTCCGCGAGCCCCCTGCCCTCCGTGCCCGGCCCGGGCGCGAACGGTTCTCGGCGCTGCCGCTGGAGCCGATGTGGCTCGACGCGCTCGCGCAGCTTGGCCACATTGCGATGTCGCCGCTGCAGGCGGTGGCCCTGCCCCTGGCGCTGACCGGCCACGACCTCGTCGTCCAGGTCCGGCCAGGCGCGGGCAGCGTGACGATGCTGGCGGTCGCCCTGCTCCACCGGCTCGATCCGCAGCGCTTCGACGTCCAGACCGTGGTGCTCTGCCCCACGCGCGACCGTGCCGAGGCCGTCGCGCAGCGGATCCGCGACCTCGTGCGCGTGGCCGGACAGGTCAAGGTGGCCGTGTTGTCGGCCGGCACGTCGATGCGGCCACAGATCGACAGCCTGATCCATGGCGCGCATATCGTTGTCGGCACACCGGGCCGGATGCTCGACCACCTCGATGCCGCCAGCCTGGACCTGCGGGCCGTCCACACGCTGATCTTCGACGCGGCCGACACGATGCTCGACATGGGACTGGCCGACGATATCGCGTTCGTCGCCACCCGCTGTCCCAAGGGCCGTCAGACGCTGCTGTTCCACGCCAGCGCCGATGCCGACCTGCCGCCGGACCTCGCGCGGCTGGCGCGCCAGTGGCTCCGGCGGCCCCGGCTGGTGGCGCTGCCGGGCGCGCGCGCCTGA
- a CDS encoding DUF72 domain-containing protein → MAARKPAKVATNIHIGIGGWNFAPWRDNFYPAGLPQARELEYASRHLTAIEINSTYHGTQKRTSFANWRDATPDDFVFSVKASRFATNRRVLAEGADSIHRFIDSGIAELRHKLGPVVWQFAPTKQFVPEDFEAFLTLLPDSVEGVTLRHVLEVRHDSFMCDEFLKLARKYKAATVFTDSPKFPSFADLTTDFVYARLLNAEASVATGYKDADLDQWAQRVGQWAKGSAPTDLPRVEDAPGARLKPKAVYLFFINGAKERAPAAAGALLARLGWTPTETVPVKVPVSKTAKAAAKTAPAKQAATKKPATKKAPAKKPASRAAA, encoded by the coding sequence ATGGCAGCGCGCAAGCCAGCGAAGGTAGCGACAAATATCCACATCGGTATTGGTGGCTGGAATTTTGCGCCGTGGCGCGACAACTTCTATCCGGCCGGCCTGCCGCAGGCGCGCGAGCTGGAATATGCGAGCCGGCACCTGACGGCCATAGAGATCAACAGCACCTATCACGGCACGCAGAAGCGGACGTCGTTCGCGAACTGGCGCGATGCCACGCCCGACGACTTTGTGTTCTCGGTGAAGGCGTCGCGTTTTGCCACGAACCGGCGCGTGCTGGCCGAGGGTGCCGATTCGATTCACCGGTTTATCGACAGCGGCATCGCCGAGTTGCGGCACAAGCTGGGCCCCGTGGTCTGGCAGTTCGCGCCGACCAAGCAGTTCGTGCCCGAAGACTTCGAGGCATTCCTGACCCTGCTGCCAGATTCGGTCGAAGGCGTGACGTTGCGCCATGTGCTGGAAGTGCGTCACGACAGTTTCATGTGTGATGAATTTCTGAAGCTTGCGCGCAAGTACAAGGCCGCAACGGTCTTCACCGATTCGCCGAAGTTTCCGTCGTTTGCCGACCTGACGACCGATTTTGTCTACGCGCGGCTGCTGAACGCCGAGGCGTCCGTCGCCACCGGGTACAAGGATGCCGATCTCGACCAGTGGGCCCAGCGCGTCGGGCAGTGGGCGAAGGGTTCGGCCCCGACCGATCTTCCGCGCGTGGAAGACGCGCCCGGCGCCAGGCTCAAGCCGAAGGCGGTGTACCTCTTCTTCATCAACGGCGCCAAGGAACGGGCGCCGGCCGCCGCCGGTGCGCTGTTGGCCAGGCTGGGCTGGACGCCGACGGAAACCGTGCCCGTAAAGGTGCCGGTGTCGAAGACCGCCAAGGCGGCGGCGAAGACGGCGCCGGCCAAGCAGGCGGCCACCAAGAAGCCCGCCACCAAGAAAGCCCCGGCCAAAAAGCCCGCCTCCCGGGCCGCCGCCTGA
- a CDS encoding nucleotide pyrophosphohydrolase: MPLIDLKNLQQAAFDFGEARGWGKYHSPKNLAMALSVEVAELVEIFQWQTEEESRGVMSTDERAHVEQELADITIYLTQLVTALGVDLDAAVRAKMAMNARKYPAPGAEG, translated from the coding sequence ATGCCCCTCATCGACCTGAAAAATCTCCAGCAAGCCGCGTTCGACTTTGGCGAGGCGCGTGGCTGGGGCAAGTATCACAGTCCGAAAAACCTGGCGATGGCGCTCAGTGTCGAGGTGGCGGAGCTGGTGGAGATCTTCCAGTGGCAGACTGAGGAGGAATCGCGGGGTGTCATGTCGACCGACGAGCGCGCGCATGTGGAACAGGAGCTGGCCGATATCACGATCTACCTGACGCAGCTTGTCACGGCGCTCGGGGTCGACCTCGATGCCGCCGTCCGGGCCAAGATGGCGATGAATGCGCGCAAGTACCCGGCGCCGGGCGCGGAAGGCTGA